Genomic DNA from Solanum dulcamara chromosome 4, daSolDulc1.2, whole genome shotgun sequence:
ATCACCTTGTCTTATTTAATTTGGTCAACGACCCAAAGAGGAAAATACATAAAACGAAGATGTTGATAATTATGTCATTGATTCACATTCTACTTGTCTTCACTCCAGCAAGTTGCCCTGAATTTTAGCGTTGAATATGGTAAGTCAAATTGCAGCCCATATTgttctaataaaataaaaaattagaatttgaacCCCATGCATTAAATAGGACCACGATCCTTGCGTTAGCCTTTGTATTCTAGCTCAACATTTTTTTTCCATAATGGGAACTTACCAGCCAGATTCTCTCGCCGGAGTGACAAACTCCGATAACGAAGATGACGACGTCTCACCGATTGAAGAAGTCCGGTTAACGGTGACCAACACCGATGACCCGACCCTACCCGTATGGACATTTAGAATGTGGTTTTTAGGCCTTTTCTCTTGCTGTTTACTCTCTTTTCTCAACCAATTTTTCTCCTATCGAACGGAACCGTTAGTTATCACACAAATCACAATCCAAGTTGCTACTCTTCCTATCGGTCATTTCTTAGCTACAATTCTACCGACGACGAAGTTCCGGCTACCTGGATTCGGGTCGAGATTGTTCTCGCTGAATCCAGGTCCGTTCAACATGAAGGAACATGTACTCATTTCTATATTTGCTAATGCTGGAAGTGCTTTTGGGAATGGTTCAGCTTATGCCGTTGGAATTGTGACTATTATCAAAGCTTTTTACCGAAGGAATATTTCATTTTTGGCTGGTTGGCTTCTTATTATTACCACTCAGGTAAAAACAAAGTTTCACCACCATCATTATtttccctatataatataatatacataatcattgtataaattttgtatgTTTCGACTATAGTGATAAATAAATTACATATTGATAAGTTTCCTGAAACTTAAAAAGCTTTTGTTTGtaatgcaggttttgggatatggATGGGCTGGGCTTTTAAGGAAGTACGTAGTGGAGCCCGCCCACATGTGGTGGCCTGGAACTTTGGTTCAGGTCTCACTTTTCCGGTAATGTGAAATTTCTTAATTCATGACTTTCATTTTTATGATTATCCGACACTGACAAGTAGGGTTGTACAGGGCAAATTGATAAACCGCATCAAATCGATAAATCGAATCAAATCGGGAAAAAAACCCGattagtggtttggtttgacttgggttggtgtttgaaaaaaaaacccgactattatagggttgatttggttttaactaaaaaaagtcaaaccaaacTCAAACTGACCCGATTATAGacatactacttttaaattatgttatacataaaaatatttattaaaatgtaatttataaatatatttttaaatttttttataatttttattttctgtcttacatttagatttggacttgagaagcccatctaaataatatacaaaaaagcccatcttataaagttatattataaagttaaaacttcaaacaatgttCTGCCTTCATCTTATacgttgatattttgtactagaactctttttaagaaacaCTGttttgtgctttttattagatactatgaaaaactgAGTAActcgaaaaaacccgaaaaatccgGAAAAACCCGAAAAgccaagaaaaattgatatcgaaaaacccgacttttattggtttgatttggtttatagatttaataacccgatacagattgtttgatttggtttgtaaaaaattcgaaccaacccggttcatgtacacccctactaaCAAGTATTTATTTTCCTTCCCGTCCCAAACTATCTGATCATCTCCTTGACCAAAATATCTCTtgcccaaatattttttttctataggAGTAATAAATAATGGATTCTCTATGAACTAATAACTCAACTAAAATTTCTTAGATCTGTCCTAATCTAAATGGTTTATCCAATACTCCTaatggaaaaaaaagaatttgcaATCCTCTGCCTTATTGTTCGGCCATGTAGTtaaaaaactataaataaatagaagaaaAGATAAAGAATTTTCCACATTCTAGTTTTGGTATACCATGTGCTTCCTATATTCGACCACGTTCTATCCATATTTGttgttaataaaaataatgcaaCTCTCAAGTCTCAAGGAAAAACAAATTGATcattgtatatatttacttaAGGAGATGAGATGGGTCTGGTCACATGCTAGTTAAAATGTTAAATCGATTCTTTGACAGATGCCAGCCAGCTCTATAGATCGCCGACCCCTCGTGCCATTTATTATCTCAAAATTAACGGCACAAACCAAGGGTGTGTCTAGTATGAAAGGAAAATGTCTTTCGCGAAAAATATTTCTAATGTTTGGTTAATAGCTATAAAATAttgtttcaaaaatatttaaatataatttaggaAAATACTATGATACTGAAATCAAAAATACtataatctaaaaaaaataatactacaaTCGAGAGTCAAGATGGAGTCAGGGTCGAGAGTCAAGTTCCAGGTTGGGTTCGAGAGGCTAATTCAAGGATAGAATCTCGGGTCAAGTCGTTAAGGTCGGGAGTAAGGGTTAGATCCGGGGTAGTGGTCGAGTGCCGGGTCAAGAGTTAGGTAATTGGGTGTGGAGTCCTAGGTCAAGTCAGGAGTCAGGTCTCAACCCTGACCCTGACTCAGGAGCCAATCCCGATACTTAAAACCCCAAAAGTTTTGCTTTTTCTGGAAATATTGGGTTTTATGTACATCTTCACTAAAgaaaaattgaatcatgttcATCTGGATCTGCTACAACTTTAATTCTTTGACACAAGTAGCGTAATGTAAGATATGAGAACTCCCGCTACTCAGTAAAAGGGGTGAGGCACGTCAAAGAGAATTCACATTTGTACATTGATAGCATTTAGCAGTTGATCGTTACTCGTTAGTAGACTAACATCTTTTGCAATGTGTTTGTTTACAAACTACGAATGCATGCATAATGACAATTTGCAATAGTAATTTGAAATCCTCCCTTTAACTTCACCGCTTACGAAGAGGCTGACTGCTGAGCACCAACCAACAATCCAGATatagaggccgtttggattgacttataagctattttcagttttttttgagtgtttgactgatcaacttaaaatcattttgtgcttaaaataagccccaataaatagttgtgtttatttgaatgaacttattttaagtaatttataagttgaaaacagcttataagtaaaaaaaaataatttggcttgcacctactttttttaaaaaacttataagcagttttcaatttataaactgcttaaaaataagtcaatccaaacaggctaataGCATACATGCTGATTACCACACTCCGGTGTCATCAAAATCCTACCTCAATCACGAAATACCAGTCAATCATCTGCACGATCACAGCTTAATTCATTTTCCAGATATATATCATGCAAAGAAACAAGAATACAGTCTTTGTTCTTGTAAAATGGATTATTTGTAAACTGAGGTCTCATAAACACGTTTATACAGTTAATAGTTCAGGGGTATAAGTGAATGCTGAAGTTTAAAAGTTGCTAAATATAGAAAGGTGACATTCCTTTGAAAcatactaaaaaggaaagtaagacacataaattaaaatgaggGAGTACTATTTATCGTGACATATAGCTGAAAAAAATGTCTTTGTATTCTCTATTCCTTTCATCCTCTTCCTAGGAGGTCCCGGACCAGACATTTACATTCTAAAGCGTCACAAATCCAATTTAACCCAAAATAGTGTAAGGTTCTATTCAAGAACGACACCTCAGTCAAAGGAAGTTGCAGTGAACTATATGAATCATCACTGTAAGTTTCTTTGTTTCAAATTTTCTCATTCATTTCAGACTATGCAATGGTTGAAAGGTTTTTACTCCAGCTGCGCTTGTATAGAACAAGTAAATTGTTTCACAGTAATTTTCTTATTCAAACGGGTCAAAGATGCAGCAAATCATAACACACCTCGATATTTGTAGGGCCTTGCATGAGAAAGATGATCAGCGCATGTCAAGAGCAAaatttttccttattgcatTGATATGCAGCTTTTGCTGGTATTTGGTACCAGGATATCTATTCTCCACGCTCACGAGCATCTCATGGATCTGCTGGGCATTCTCCAAATCAGTAACAGCTCAGCAAATTGGATCAGGCATGAGGGGTCTTGGACTTGGAGCTATAACCCTAGATTGGTCTGCTGTGGCATCCTTCTTGTTCAGCCCCCTCATCTGCCCTTTCTTTGCCATTGTCAACGTCTTTGCAGGGTACATGTTGATAATATACATGGTGATCCCAACAGCATATTGGGGGTTTGACTTGTATGGTGCTTCCAAATTTCCCATTTTCTCATCGCACTTATTCACATCACAAGGTCAGAAGTACGATATATCAGCCATCGTGAATGACAAGTTTGAGCTAGATATTGGGAAGTACGAGGAGCAAGGGCGGATACATATAAGCATGTTCTTTGCTCTCACTTACGGTTTTGGTTTTGCTACTATAGCATCCACTCTTAC
This window encodes:
- the LOC129885701 gene encoding oligopeptide transporter 4-like, which translates into the protein MKEHVLISIFANAGSAFGNGSAYAVGIVTIIKAFYRRNISFLAGWLLIITTQVLGYGWAGLLRKYVVEPAHMWWPGTLVQVSLFR